Proteins co-encoded in one Salvia splendens isolate huo1 chromosome 4, SspV2, whole genome shotgun sequence genomic window:
- the LOC121798474 gene encoding chromatin accessibility complex protein 1-like yields MAQQEEGENPGGIDEPHKLKIPTRRVKNIMKLDKDISKVNAEALFLVASSSQLFLQFLAEKSAHAAVEKKRKTITLQHIRVAAKRHRPTADFLLDSLPVPAEQNHSGDRAKSRPDKKPVPFATRSIDAFFQKTT; encoded by the coding sequence ATGGCACAGCAAGAAGAAGGAGAAAACCCCGGCGGCATCGACGAGCCGCACAAGCTAAAGATCCCGACCCGCCGAGTCAAGAACATCATGAAACTCGACAAGGATATCAGCAAGGTCAACGCCGAAGCCCTCTTCCTCGTCGCCTCATCCTCCCAGCTCTTCCTCCAGTTCCTCGCCGAGAAATCCGCCCACGCCGCCGtcgagaagaagagaaaaactATAACACTCCAACACATTCGAGTTGCCGCCAAGCGACACCGTCCTACTGCCGATTTTCTGCTCGATTCTCTCCCCGTGCCGGCTGAGCAGAACCATTCGGGAGATCGTGCTAAATCGCGCCCAGATAAGAAGCCAGTTCCTTTTGCTACTCGTTCAATTGATGCTTTCTTTCAAAAGACCACTTAA
- the LOC121798424 gene encoding 65-kDa microtubule-associated protein 8-like, with the protein MGSLQKSNGGMGSLASLETSCGYLLQELQIIWDEVGEDNFEREKVLLELEQECVEIYRRKVDTANISRARLHQQLAESEAEFTHLLLSLGERSLPGRPEKMAGTLKEQLNSITPALREMQLRKEDRVKQFRVVQGQIHKISAEIAGQTEYNDSTSPVSVNENDLSLKKLEEFQNELQRLHSEKSDRLQRMENYISTIRNLSATLGMDSSLIITKVHPSLNELSGLSKNISDGILEKLDSTVKSLQSEKQTRFDKLQQLGKTLSDLWNLMDTPYKDRQEYLQVSNLSSIPSTEISTPGTLTLDMVQQAETEVKRLDQLKASKMKEFFFKKQIELEDICRRTHMEIPSRSEMEKIINQIDSGEIDHADLLTSMDEQISKAKEEAASRKVIMEKVEKWILARDEELWLEEYSTDENRYSVSRGAHKNLKRAERARVMVNKIPALVDLLISKTKDWEDERKKVFLYDEVPLLAMLEEYHILRKEKENEKQRQWEQKKVQSKVVAEPDSPFGIRPGTSSRRLSDKSINGGFGSASLLNRNPSPGLQPMGPNSINSPSQGISSIKGGKKTNRQRTYSQKRFSYHLREDTVSVVSSFSGPFSP; encoded by the exons ATGGGATCCTTGCAGAAATCAAATGGTGGGATGGGAAGTTTAGCATCGTTAGAGACATCGTGTGGCTACTTACTACAAGAATTACAG ATTATATGGGATGAAGTCGGAGAAGACAATTTTGAGCGGGAAAAGGTTCTGCTTGAACTTGAACAGGAGTGTGTCGAGATTTATAGAAGAAAAGTTGACACAGCTAACATTTCACGAGCTCGACTACATCAGCAGCTTGCAGAGTCCGAGGCTGAGTTTACTCATCTCCTCCTCTCACTTGGAGAAAGATCACTGCCAGGAAGG CCAGAGAAAATGGCAGGAACGCTGAAAGAGCAGCTAAATTCTATAACACCCGCACTAAGAGAGATGCAGTTAAGGAAAGAAGATCGGGTGAAACAATTCCGAGTAGTACAAGGGCAAATACATAAAATTTCTGCAGAAATTGCAGGTCAGACAGAGTATAATGATTCAACATCACCTGTTTCTGTCAATGAGAATGATCTTTCACTTAAGAAACTCGAGGAGTTCCAAAATGAACTTCAGAGACTTCACAGTGAGAAG AGTGACAGACTACAGAGGATGGAAAACTACATAAGCACAATCAGAAATTTGTCGGCCACTTTAGGAATGGATTCTTCATTGATCATAACAAAGGTGCACCCAAGCTTGAATGAATTATCAGGATTGTCAAAGAACATAAGTGATGGTATCCTGGAAAAGCTTGATAGCACAGTGAAGTCCCTTCAATCAGAAAAACAAACACGATTTGACaag CTGCAACAACTTGGTAAAACATTGTCTGATTTGTGGAATCTCATGGATACACCCTATAAAGACCGTCAAGAATATCTACAAGTTTCCAATCTATCATCTATACCATCAACAGAGATATCCACTCCTGGAACCCTTACTCTGGACATGGTGCAGCAG GCTGAGACTGAAGTGAAGAGACTGGATCAGTTGAAAGCAAGCAAGATGAAAGAGTTTTTCTTCAAGAAACAAATAGAGCTTGAGGACATATGCAGAAGAACCCACATGGAAATACCATCAAGATCAGAGATGGAAAAAATAATCAACCAAATAGACTCTG GGGAGATTGATCATGCTGATCTCCTCACAAGCATGGATGAACAGATATCAAAAGCTAAAGAAGAAGCTGCTAGCAGGAAGGTGATCATGGAGAAGGTTGAAAAGTGGATATTAGCACGTGACGAGGAGCTATGGTTAGAAGAGTACAGCACG GATGAAAATCGCTATTCTGTTAGCAGAGGTGCTCATAAGAACCTTAAAAGGGCTGAGCGAGCCAGAGTGATGGTCAACAAGATACCAG CTTTGGTGGACTTGCTGATATCCAAGACTAAGGACTGGGAAGATGAAAGAAAGAAAGTCTTCTTGTATGATGAG GTTCCTCTATTGGCAATGCTTGAAGAGTACCATATATTGAGGAAGGAAAAGGAAAACGAGAAACAAAGACAATGG GAACAGAAGAAGGTACAGAGTAAAGTAGTAGCTGAGCCTGACAGCCCATTTGGAATAAGGCCAGGCACCAGCAGTCGGCGTCTTTCTGATAAAAGCATAAACGGAGGCTTTGGAAGTGCAAGCCTTCTAAACAGAAACCCTTCCCCCGGCTTACAGCCCATGGGACCAAACAGCATCAACTCACCAAGTCAAGGCATATCTTCCATAAAGGGAGGAAAGAAAACAAACAGGCAAAGGACATACAGTCAGAAAAGATTTTCTTACCATCTCAGAGAAGATACAGTTTCAGTTGTCTCATCATTTTCTGGGCCCTTCTCACCCTAG
- the LOC121798458 gene encoding flavonoid 3',5'-methyltransferase-like, with protein MKEKFSCTILQSEALTKYLLETSAYPREHQQLKELRHATVDRYSHLSVMNVPADEGQLLSMMLKLMNAKKTIEVGVFTGYSLLATALALPDKAKVIAIDPDREAYEVGLPFIEKAGVAHKIQFVNSDAVTAINQLLQNGEEGTFDFAFVDADKENYINYHELLLKLVRVGGMIAYDNTLWSGTVALADDDLSQEWKDQIGENRIFLRNLNTFLANDSRIDLAHLSIGDGLSLCRRLH; from the exons ATGAAAGAGAAATTCTCGTGCACCATTCTCCAAAGCGAGGCCCTCACTAAG TACCTTCTGGAAACAAGTGCCTATCCAAGAGAGCACCAACAACTGAAGGAACTTCGGCATGCTACCGTTGACAGATACAGTCACTT GAGTGTGATGAATGTTCCAGCCGATGAAGGGCAGCTTCTGTCAATGATGTTGAAATTGATGAATGCAAAGAAAACAATAGAAGTTGGAGTGTTTACTGGCTATTCCCTTTTGGCTACTGCTCTTGCCCTCCCTGATAAAGCCAAA GTGATAGCGATAGATCCAGATAGAGAAGCATACGAGGTCGGTTTGCCGTTTATTGAGAAGGCAGGCGTGGCTCACAAGATCCAATTCGTTAATTCCGACGCAGTCACTGCTATTAATCAATTGCTCCAAAAT GGAGAAGAAGGGACATTTGATTTCGCATTTGTGGACGCGGACAAGGAGAACTACATCAATTATCACGAGCTGCTGCTGAAACTGGTGAGGGTGGGAGGGATGATCGCCTACGACAACACCCTGTGGTCCGGCACCGTCGCATTGGCCGACGACGATCTCAGCCAGGAATGGAAGGATCAGATCGGCGAGAATCGGATCTTCCTCAGGAATTTGAACACGTTTTTGGCGAATGATAGTCGCATCGACCTGGCTCATCTTTCAATTGGAGATGGCCTCTCTCTTTGCAGGCGCCTTCACtga